Proteins encoded together in one Peribacillus asahii window:
- a CDS encoding cysteine hydrolase family protein — MSTALILVDIQNDYFPNGKMELSNPVKAAANAAKVLEWFRQNNKDYIFHVQHIASDPGLGFFLPDTEGVKLNEAVLPLEHESIIKKHFPNSFLKTELESELKETGVTKVVVVGMMTHMCIDATVRAAVDLGFETTLIEDACTTRELSYQDKVIPAEQVHYAFVSALNGMYANVVSTEDFLKTQS, encoded by the coding sequence ATGAGCACAGCGTTGATTTTAGTTGATATTCAAAATGACTATTTTCCAAATGGAAAGATGGAATTAAGCAATCCTGTAAAAGCAGCCGCTAATGCTGCTAAAGTTCTTGAATGGTTTAGACAGAATAACAAAGATTATATTTTTCATGTTCAGCATATCGCAAGTGATCCAGGGCTAGGCTTCTTTCTACCGGATACGGAAGGAGTTAAACTAAATGAGGCTGTTCTACCATTAGAACACGAAAGCATTATCAAAAAACACTTTCCTAACAGCTTTTTAAAGACTGAATTAGAAAGCGAATTAAAAGAAACAGGAGTAACCAAGGTAGTGGTTGTAGGTATGATGACACATATGTGTATTGATGCTACAGTTAGAGCTGCAGTCGATCTAGGCTTTGAAACCACACTTATCGAAGATGCATGTACGACAAGAGAATTATCTTATCAAGATAAGGTCATCCCAGCTGAGCAGGTTCATTATGCGTTTGTCAGTGCACTCAATGGAATGTATGCAAATGTTGTTTCGACAGAGGACTTCTTAAAGACACAAAGCTAA
- a CDS encoding 2-hydroxyacid dehydrogenase, producing MKQKVLVTRKPPEHIFQLLNDRFEVTLWDCEEEQIPRGFLLEQIAEVDGVLCLLTEHIDEEVINKGKGLKVISNLAVGYNNINVEYASSKGMMVTNTPGVLTETTADLTFALLMATSRRLVEASDVLREGKWKTWSPMFLTGMDVYGATIGIIGLGEIGAAVARRAKGFGMELLYYSRTQKSALEQELGIQYVSQEELLRRSDFVCLLTPYTKDTENLITLKELNMMKKTAILINTARGGIVNEDDLVTALTEGIIWGAGLDVFAEEPIPVDHPLLTAPNVVALPHIGSASVQTRTKMWELAARNLIEALEGRTPPHLVNK from the coding sequence ATGAAACAAAAAGTGTTGGTTACGAGAAAACCGCCAGAGCATATTTTTCAATTACTGAATGATCGTTTTGAAGTAACGCTTTGGGATTGTGAGGAAGAACAGATTCCGCGTGGATTTTTGTTAGAACAGATTGCAGAAGTAGATGGAGTTCTTTGTCTGTTAACGGAACATATCGACGAAGAAGTGATCAACAAAGGAAAAGGGTTAAAGGTCATTAGCAATTTAGCTGTCGGCTATAACAATATTAATGTGGAATATGCTTCGTCAAAGGGAATGATGGTGACGAACACGCCAGGTGTCTTAACGGAGACGACGGCTGATCTAACCTTTGCTCTGTTAATGGCGACTTCTAGAAGATTAGTAGAAGCTTCCGATGTGCTAAGAGAAGGGAAATGGAAAACATGGTCACCGATGTTTTTAACGGGAATGGATGTGTATGGAGCGACAATTGGCATTATCGGTTTAGGGGAAATTGGAGCGGCAGTTGCTAGGAGAGCAAAAGGCTTTGGAATGGAGTTATTGTATTACAGTCGTACGCAGAAGTCTGCATTAGAACAAGAATTAGGCATCCAATATGTTTCTCAAGAAGAGTTGCTTAGAAGGTCTGATTTTGTTTGCCTATTAACTCCGTATACGAAAGACACCGAGAATTTGATTACGTTAAAAGAGTTAAACATGATGAAGAAAACGGCCATCCTGATTAATACAGCAAGAGGCGGCATTGTAAATGAGGATGATTTGGTCACGGCCTTAACAGAAGGAATCATTTGGGGGGCTGGCTTAGATGTATTTGCAGAGGAGCCGATTCCAGTGGACCATCCATTATTAACAGCACCAAATGTAGTGGCTCTTCCGCATATCGGCAGTGCAAGTGTGCAAACAAGAACGAAAATGTGGGAACTGGCAGCACGAAATCTAATTGAAGCTTTGGAGGGGAGAACTCCGCCTCATTTGGTGAATAAGTGA
- a CDS encoding glycerophosphodiester phosphodiesterase: MAIGVTTGGGEALAKEKHKDIVNVSHRGASGYAPEHTLVSYQMGEKMHGDYIEIDLQMTKDGQLIAMHDEKLDRTTNGTGLVKDYTLAEIKQLDAGSWFNKKYPESANPNYEGLQVPTLEEVFKKFGKNASYYIETKSPETYPGMEKELLRLIDKYDINKKSLLIQSFSPQSLKIMNELDPSVKLVQLISYKNYAVITDDELAAIKEYAMGVGPNHTYLNEEYVQKVVNSGLELHPYTVNDKDRMKQLIDWGVTGMFTNFPDRLHEVKKGK, encoded by the coding sequence ATGGCAATTGGTGTGACGACAGGAGGAGGAGAGGCTTTGGCTAAGGAAAAACATAAAGATATCGTAAATGTTTCCCATCGAGGTGCTTCAGGCTATGCACCGGAACATACTCTTGTATCCTATCAAATGGGAGAAAAAATGCATGGCGACTATATTGAAATAGATTTGCAAATGACAAAGGACGGACAGTTAATCGCAATGCATGATGAGAAATTGGACCGGACGACAAATGGGACAGGCCTTGTTAAAGATTATACATTAGCGGAAATTAAACAACTTGATGCAGGCAGCTGGTTTAATAAAAAATATCCAGAGAGTGCTAATCCGAATTATGAAGGGTTGCAAGTACCAACGCTTGAAGAAGTGTTTAAAAAGTTCGGAAAAAATGCTAGCTACTATATTGAAACAAAATCACCAGAAACATATCCAGGCATGGAAAAAGAACTTTTACGCTTAATCGATAAATATGACATTAATAAAAAGAGCCTTCTTATTCAGTCTTTTAGCCCTCAGAGCTTAAAAATCATGAATGAATTAGATCCATCCGTTAAGCTTGTTCAATTAATCTCGTATAAAAATTATGCGGTCATTACAGATGATGAACTTGCAGCGATTAAAGAATATGCGATGGGAGTTGGGCCTAATCATACATATTTGAACGAAGAATATGTACAAAAAGTCGTTAACAGCGGCCTTGAACTCCATCCATACACTGTGAATGATAAGGACAGAATGAAGCAGCTTATTGATTGGGGAGTAACGGGAATGTTTACGAATTTCCCAGACAGACTGCATGAAGTGAAGAAAGGGAAATAA
- a CDS encoding XapX domain-containing protein, translated as MKEIILSIVAGLAVGILFKCLKLPIPAPPVLAGVLGIVGVYLGGLVGEWIMSYFK; from the coding sequence ATGAAAGAAATTATTTTAAGTATTGTAGCCGGTTTAGCAGTGGGTATTCTGTTTAAATGTTTAAAACTTCCGATTCCAGCTCCGCCCGTTTTAGCAGGAGTGTTAGGTATCGTCGGGGTCTACCTTGGCGGGTTAGTTGGAGAATGGATCATGAGCTATTTTAAATAA
- a CDS encoding YhgE/Pip domain-containing protein, producing MFKNKLVLLSPIIALAVIFIFSLTLFPSVQPQPKNLPIAIVNEDEGVEIPNQPKLNMGQTIVEMMQKDSKATTDEEPAVKWIKVKTAEDAQKGMDNRKYYATLVIPKDFSAKQASLRTPAPSSPEVQIYINQGMNTAASTMAGQVLNGIVDNMNNNVRKQLLDGFEKQGATLTTKQAASLVTPITKTVTNVNEIGSNSANGNSPVSLFQPLWMASLASAAIIFVAVSKLSITNRKENLAAKFVQILMGAIVALFIGFGLTWLADGLVGFNIPQFIDTALFLTITSFSFFLMILAVLSLLGFKGIPIFVLMLFFGAPLLAVAPEMLSPFYRDWIYSWLPMRFMVEGLRELFFFGEGLTWNTPVSVLVWIGLVSMMVILGTALKRNRVKGAASDSLNK from the coding sequence ATGTTTAAAAACAAACTCGTATTGTTATCACCGATCATCGCATTAGCAGTTATTTTTATCTTTTCACTAACATTATTTCCATCGGTTCAACCACAACCGAAAAATCTGCCTATTGCAATCGTAAATGAGGATGAGGGAGTGGAAATTCCTAATCAACCAAAGTTGAATATGGGGCAAACAATTGTTGAAATGATGCAAAAAGATTCAAAAGCAACAACAGATGAAGAGCCTGCTGTGAAATGGATTAAAGTAAAAACAGCAGAAGATGCACAAAAAGGAATGGATAACCGAAAATATTATGCAACATTGGTCATTCCGAAAGATTTCAGTGCTAAACAGGCATCATTAAGGACACCGGCACCTTCTTCACCTGAAGTTCAAATATATATCAATCAGGGAATGAATACAGCAGCTTCAACAATGGCAGGACAGGTATTGAATGGGATAGTTGACAATATGAACAACAATGTCCGTAAACAACTCCTTGATGGTTTTGAAAAACAAGGAGCAACTTTAACGACAAAACAAGCTGCAAGCTTAGTGACTCCTATTACAAAAACAGTTACTAATGTAAATGAAATTGGTTCTAATAGTGCAAACGGCAATTCTCCTGTTTCCTTATTCCAGCCACTATGGATGGCAAGCTTAGCAAGTGCAGCTATTATCTTCGTTGCTGTTAGCAAACTATCAATTACTAATCGAAAAGAGAACCTTGCTGCAAAATTTGTACAAATTTTAATGGGAGCAATTGTTGCTCTTTTCATCGGATTTGGATTAACGTGGTTGGCAGATGGATTGGTAGGATTCAATATCCCACAATTTATAGATACGGCTTTGTTCCTGACGATTACTTCTTTTAGCTTTTTCCTAATGATATTAGCTGTGCTTTCATTATTAGGTTTTAAAGGTATACCTATTTTTGTTTTAATGCTTTTCTTTGGTGCACCATTGCTTGCAGTCGCTCCAGAAATGCTGTCTCCATTTTACCGAGATTGGATTTACTCTTGGTTGCCGATGCGATTCATGGTGGAAGGTCTTCGAGAATTATTCTTCTTTGGGGAAGGATTAACCTGGAACACTCCTGTTTCTGTCCTTGTTTGGATTGGATTAGTAAGCATGATGGTCATACTGGGTACCGCTTTAAAACGTAATAGAGTGAAGGGAGCAGCATCCGATTCTCTAAACAAGTAA
- a CDS encoding enoyl-CoA hydratase/isomerase family protein: MEHIIVETKDGVRKLTLNRPERLNAVNDTLSNEIIQAISEASADDEVRVIVITGSGRGFCAGLDLTDRAKRNPDAQSRHQKLDELGWVGHQALGIVHCDKPVIAAINGIAAGAGLALALACDIRFMSADARVTTGYIRRGLSPDAGMSYFLPRLVGQTRAAELILTGRDIYPEEAERIGLVNRIFSDEELQEQVMNFARELAAGPPVAMTLSKRLLAASPDTDLTTILKQEYAFIKQCFGTKDVQEGMQAFAEKRKPVFQGE, from the coding sequence ATGGAACATATTATTGTCGAAACGAAAGATGGGGTCCGTAAACTGACACTAAACAGACCTGAACGTCTTAATGCTGTAAATGATACACTTAGTAATGAGATTATCCAGGCAATTTCAGAGGCTTCTGCTGACGATGAAGTCCGTGTCATTGTTATTACCGGCAGTGGACGAGGATTCTGTGCAGGTCTTGATTTGACCGATCGTGCGAAGAGAAATCCAGACGCTCAATCCCGTCATCAAAAATTAGATGAATTGGGTTGGGTTGGTCATCAAGCATTGGGGATTGTTCATTGTGATAAGCCAGTTATTGCTGCAATCAATGGGATTGCGGCTGGTGCAGGACTCGCATTAGCTCTGGCTTGCGACATCCGCTTCATGTCTGCTGATGCAAGGGTAACGACTGGATACATTCGCCGTGGTCTCAGTCCTGATGCGGGAATGAGTTATTTTTTACCGCGGTTGGTCGGGCAGACAAGGGCCGCCGAATTGATTTTAACGGGTAGGGACATTTACCCTGAGGAAGCAGAACGAATTGGGTTGGTGAACCGGATATTCTCTGATGAAGAATTGCAGGAACAGGTAATGAACTTTGCACGGGAATTAGCCGCAGGACCGCCGGTAGCGATGACGCTTTCTAAAAGATTGCTTGCTGCAAGCCCTGACACGGATCTTACAACGATTCTTAAACAAGAGTATGCATTTATTAAACAATGTTTTGGAACCAAAGATGTCCAGGAAGGGATGCAAGCCTTTGCTGAGAAAAGAAAGCCCGTGTTCCAAGGGGAATAG
- a CDS encoding PH domain-containing protein: MEFSSKRDMWMGLIIWALIGVFIWIFYESTFIEFNLAGIIVMTIMVGLLLSIWFCTHYKIEQGILKISCGPIKKSITIEDIQSIRLTVNPFTAPALSMYRIEINYWKYKTISISPINQERFIKELQKLNPKIRIMSNE, encoded by the coding sequence ATGGAATTTTCATCAAAAAGAGATATGTGGATGGGACTGATTATTTGGGCTTTAATCGGAGTGTTTATTTGGATTTTCTATGAATCAACATTTATTGAATTTAATCTTGCAGGAATCATTGTGATGACAATAATGGTTGGGCTGTTGCTATCGATTTGGTTTTGTACACACTACAAAATTGAACAAGGCATATTGAAAATTTCCTGTGGACCGATAAAAAAGAGTATTACTATTGAAGACATTCAATCGATTCGTTTAACAGTCAATCCATTTACAGCTCCAGCACTTTCAATGTACAGAATTGAAATTAATTATTGGAAGTATAAGACCATTTCCATTTCTCCTATTAACCAAGAACGATTTATAAAAGAATTGCAAAAGTTGAATCCCAAAATTCGAATTATGAGTAATGAATAG
- a CDS encoding Lrp/AsnC family transcriptional regulator translates to MKLDQTDFQILQYLMGNSRIQWKDLGEQIHMTGQAVGNRIKKLEENGVIKAYSLIIDEMKLGLTFTAFIIVYMKTANHDSFIHFINNRNEVVEAHRISGQGCYHLKIKVKSQEQLNLFLNKLLEHGNYNVNLSIQEIKQHNPLTATLQ, encoded by the coding sequence ATGAAACTTGATCAAACTGATTTTCAAATCCTCCAATATCTAATGGGAAACTCACGCATTCAATGGAAAGACTTAGGTGAACAAATTCATATGACTGGACAAGCAGTAGGAAATCGCATTAAAAAACTTGAGGAAAATGGTGTAATTAAAGCCTACTCTTTAATCATCGATGAAATGAAATTAGGGCTGACCTTTACAGCGTTTATCATTGTTTATATGAAAACAGCAAATCACGATTCGTTTATCCACTTTATTAATAATCGAAATGAGGTAGTTGAAGCTCACCGGATATCTGGACAAGGATGTTACCATTTAAAAATAAAAGTTAAATCCCAAGAGCAATTGAATCTTTTTCTTAATAAACTTCTCGAACATGGAAATTATAATGTAAATCTATCCATACAAGAGATCAAACAACATAATCCGTTAACTGCGACATTGCAATAG
- a CDS encoding DUF421 domain-containing protein, giving the protein MQLSVEIIFRTFTAFILLWIFVHLLGKQTITQRSYHLYIASITMGTIAGNLAFNIRIEFPYFIVAFMIMGIIVFILNFVAVRNARFRKWIAGKPTTLIEKGQILEQSMKRMGYSIDSLKQALRAKDIFNIEEVECAILETSGALSVLKKPQYQHTTKQDLNLSPSAETIPVELVYNGKILYENLSKNTYDEDWLMAELKKRNLAIVDISYAVVGTKGNLYIDLFRDELR; this is encoded by the coding sequence ATGCAGCTATCTGTTGAAATCATCTTTCGAACCTTTACCGCCTTTATTTTGTTATGGATATTTGTTCATTTGCTCGGTAAACAGACGATTACTCAAAGGTCCTATCACCTTTATATAGCTTCAATCACGATGGGGACCATTGCAGGAAATCTAGCATTCAATATTAGAATTGAATTCCCGTATTTTATCGTCGCATTCATGATTATGGGGATTATCGTGTTTATACTGAATTTTGTTGCGGTTCGAAATGCGCGATTCCGGAAATGGATTGCAGGAAAACCTACTACTTTAATTGAAAAGGGACAAATTCTCGAACAATCAATGAAACGAATGGGGTATTCAATAGATTCTCTGAAACAGGCTTTGCGGGCTAAAGATATCTTCAACATAGAAGAGGTAGAGTGCGCCATTTTAGAGACAAGTGGCGCACTCTCTGTATTAAAAAAACCTCAGTACCAACATACAACCAAGCAGGATTTAAATTTATCTCCCTCAGCAGAAACCATACCGGTAGAGCTCGTCTATAATGGGAAAATCTTATATGAAAACTTATCAAAAAACACCTACGACGAAGACTGGTTAATGGCGGAGCTTAAAAAAAGAAATCTCGCTATTGTTGACATTTCGTATGCGGTTGTAGGGACTAAAGGGAATTTATATATTGATTTGTTTAGGGATGAATTACGTTAA
- a CDS encoding DUF2164 domain-containing protein has product MFFKLTKEQQQLMISDIQYFFSQERDEEITEFAAERVLDFVKESLAPHFYNAAVLDAKQVVEQQISSLEDELLTLERPIKR; this is encoded by the coding sequence TTGTTTTTTAAGCTTACAAAAGAGCAGCAACAATTAATGATTTCTGACATTCAATATTTCTTTTCACAAGAAAGAGACGAAGAAATAACTGAATTTGCTGCAGAAAGAGTATTAGACTTCGTTAAGGAGTCCCTTGCTCCTCATTTCTATAACGCTGCTGTGCTAGATGCTAAACAAGTAGTTGAACAGCAAATTTCTTCACTTGAAGATGAACTATTAACGCTTGAACGTCCAATAAAAAGATAA
- a CDS encoding TSUP family transporter, giving the protein MLFELDPSLLIILLVFGFLAAFIDSVVGGGGLIALPALLFTGLTPAGAVATNKLAGTIGSLTSTIMFYRSGKLDLKSVYKFFPLVFIGSMIGAWTVHLMNPEVLKPLMLVMLADVAIYTIFKKDWGNNSTYKKLSIRDFIIFMILLAAIGFYDGFLGPGTGSFLIFAFLMMGFDFLKAAGNAKFLNFGSNIAALLMFMYLGQINYAYGLVMGLAQIAGAICGSKFAIKRGSSYVRALFIVVTFLLLAKNVYDYLK; this is encoded by the coding sequence ATGCTATTTGAATTGGATCCATCGTTATTAATAATTTTGCTTGTCTTTGGTTTTTTAGCCGCATTTATTGATTCAGTTGTCGGCGGGGGCGGGCTAATTGCCTTACCTGCATTGTTATTTACCGGTTTGACACCAGCGGGCGCTGTAGCAACGAATAAATTAGCAGGGACAATAGGTTCTTTAACAAGTACCATTATGTTTTATCGTTCAGGGAAGCTTGATTTAAAATCGGTTTATAAGTTCTTTCCGCTTGTTTTTATTGGTTCGATGATTGGAGCTTGGACGGTTCATTTGATGAACCCTGAAGTACTAAAGCCATTGATGCTTGTCATGCTTGCAGATGTTGCAATTTATACGATTTTCAAGAAAGATTGGGGCAATAATTCTACCTATAAAAAATTATCCATTCGCGACTTTATTATTTTTATGATTTTGCTCGCCGCTATCGGTTTCTACGATGGATTTCTAGGTCCTGGAACAGGTTCATTTTTAATCTTTGCTTTTTTAATGATGGGCTTTGATTTTTTAAAGGCGGCAGGGAATGCGAAGTTTTTAAACTTTGGCAGTAATATTGCGGCCTTGTTAATGTTTATGTATTTAGGACAAATCAATTATGCCTATGGTTTAGTGATGGGGCTTGCGCAAATTGCTGGAGCGATCTGCGGTTCAAAATTTGCGATTAAACGAGGAAGCAGCTATGTACGTGCACTGTTTATCGTAGTAACTTTTTTATTGTTAGCCAAAAATGTTTATGATTATCTTAAGTAA
- a CDS encoding TrmB family transcriptional regulator: MENIVQQLKKLGFNEYEAKSYVSLVKQGTVTAYQVSKDSGIPRARVYDVLGSLVEKGIVLKEEINNNTQYSPLPVEIFLKKAQSDWQSNYEIVSDSLKQLELTDKKPDNRVMTLKDRETIISYCQVLLKKAEKRVVISMWDDMYDVLKEDLKEAAARVTVQGITLHVENPVKHVDVHRITPFTEATSSEHWFILSIDAKEMIYGPSFKERSMAFYTDDPIHIYLLEDYVWHDVLVNRLVQRSQDDLQQWITTERKAFFMEN; encoded by the coding sequence GTGGAAAACATAGTACAGCAGCTAAAAAAACTAGGCTTTAACGAATATGAAGCTAAATCCTATGTTTCTCTTGTTAAACAAGGAACGGTTACCGCCTATCAAGTTAGCAAAGATTCGGGCATTCCACGCGCACGAGTGTATGACGTCTTAGGCAGTCTTGTTGAAAAGGGAATTGTCTTGAAGGAAGAAATAAATAATAATACGCAATATTCACCGCTGCCTGTTGAGATCTTTTTAAAGAAGGCTCAATCAGACTGGCAATCTAATTATGAAATTGTCAGCGATTCATTGAAGCAACTGGAACTAACAGACAAAAAGCCCGACAATCGTGTCATGACGTTAAAAGATCGTGAAACGATTATTAGCTACTGTCAGGTATTGCTCAAAAAAGCAGAAAAACGCGTTGTTATTTCAATGTGGGACGATATGTACGATGTGTTAAAGGAGGATTTGAAAGAGGCGGCTGCTCGAGTTACCGTGCAAGGCATCACCCTGCATGTTGAAAATCCCGTTAAACATGTAGACGTTCATCGCATTACCCCTTTTACGGAAGCCACTTCTAGTGAGCACTGGTTTATTCTTTCGATAGATGCGAAAGAAATGATTTATGGGCCTTCCTTTAAAGAGCGCAGTATGGCCTTTTATACAGATGACCCGATTCACATTTATTTATTAGAGGATTATGTATGGCATGATGTATTAGTCAATCGACTCGTCCAACGCAGTCAGGACGATTTACAGCAATGGATTACTACAGAGAGAAAAGCTTTTTTTATGGAAAACTAA
- a CDS encoding TetR/AcrR family transcriptional regulator codes for MRDSNTDLRVIRTRQSIRDALVELIEEKGFEAISVKDITTRAKINRGTFYAHYQDKFDLMTKCEEEVMLEMSRIAKQNFPSVIAALETNSPTVTPFPLVILIFEYLNENSGFMKAVLGPKGDLSFQTRLKDFMWKTLFGNNSEALVKEENLLVPGQYLASYVASAHIGVIQQWLNSGRKESPQEMARILSTITANGPFFAAGLKK; via the coding sequence TTGCGAGATAGTAATACGGATTTAAGGGTCATTCGGACAAGACAATCAATCCGTGATGCACTAGTAGAATTAATAGAAGAAAAAGGTTTTGAAGCAATATCCGTTAAAGATATAACGACCAGAGCGAAAATTAATCGAGGAACATTTTATGCACATTATCAGGATAAATTTGATTTAATGACTAAATGCGAAGAAGAAGTTATGTTGGAAATGTCCAGAATTGCAAAACAGAACTTCCCGAGTGTTATTGCCGCACTTGAAACGAACTCACCGACTGTAACACCATTTCCTCTTGTAATTTTAATATTTGAGTATCTAAATGAAAATAGTGGATTTATGAAAGCTGTGCTAGGTCCCAAAGGAGATTTATCATTTCAAACAAGACTGAAAGATTTTATGTGGAAAACACTGTTTGGAAATAATTCAGAGGCACTTGTTAAGGAGGAAAATTTACTTGTTCCAGGACAATATTTAGCTTCTTATGTTGCATCGGCACATATAGGGGTAATTCAACAATGGTTGAATAGCGGCAGGAAAGAATCCCCTCAAGAAATGGCTCGTATCCTATCAACCATTACAGCTAATGGTCCCTTCTTTGCAGCTGGTTTAAAAAAGTAA
- the tnpB gene encoding IS200/IS605 family element RNA-guided endonuclease TnpB: MDDIKEKSDTYHKGFKFRLYPTNEQTIQFNKTIGCCRYSFNLALKKQKEKDFLWWITEEMFQNGQLLSNEWKGPRFSANASMKDNTQFKKTTPWLKEVDSTAIQNAIQYLGEAYDSYYKKEKGRPKFKSKKNAIQSYTSKCNYNKGVGTIRIVDENYIILPKVGKVRFAKSKEIDGKIINATVRRTPSGKYFVSVLCEVKKEFTQLSMFETGIDVGLKDFATLSDGTVIHNPKHFYSLEEKLKKEQRILSRRIVGSQNWHKQKRKVAKVHEKIANAREDFLQKLSTMLVHENQVISIEDIRVKNLLKNGNLAKAISDVSWSEFRRMVTYKCKWYGKTLVVVGSNYASSQLCNKCKYKNKAVKDLAVREWECPNCRTTHDRDHNAAKNILAEGLRILSEMDEAV, translated from the coding sequence GTGGATGATATAAAAGAGAAAAGCGATACCTACCATAAAGGTTTTAAATTTCGTTTATACCCAACAAACGAACAAACTATTCAATTTAATAAAACGATTGGATGCTGCCGGTATTCGTTTAATTTGGCATTAAAAAAACAAAAAGAGAAAGACTTTCTATGGTGGATCACGGAGGAAATGTTTCAAAATGGTCAACTTCTTTCGAACGAATGGAAAGGCCCGAGATTTAGTGCCAACGCTTCTATGAAAGATAATACTCAATTTAAGAAAACTACTCCGTGGCTAAAAGAAGTGGATTCTACAGCTATCCAAAACGCTATTCAGTACTTGGGAGAAGCCTATGATTCGTATTATAAAAAAGAAAAAGGCAGACCTAAATTCAAATCCAAAAAGAATGCTATCCAGTCCTATACATCAAAGTGTAACTACAACAAAGGTGTAGGGACCATACGCATTGTAGACGAAAATTATATCATCCTACCAAAAGTGGGAAAAGTTCGTTTTGCTAAATCAAAAGAAATTGATGGCAAAATTATTAATGCAACCGTCCGAAGAACACCTTCTGGGAAGTATTTTGTTTCTGTTTTATGCGAAGTCAAAAAAGAGTTTACTCAATTGAGTATGTTTGAGACTGGAATTGATGTTGGCTTAAAAGACTTTGCCACTCTTTCCGATGGTACTGTGATACATAATCCTAAACATTTCTATAGCTTAGAAGAAAAACTAAAAAAAGAACAACGTATTCTTTCTAGAAGAATAGTGGGTAGCCAAAATTGGCACAAACAAAAGAGAAAAGTAGCTAAAGTTCACGAAAAAATTGCAAACGCCAGAGAAGATTTTTTGCAAAAACTATCAACAATGCTGGTTCACGAAAACCAAGTAATTAGCATTGAAGATATTCGCGTAAAAAATCTATTAAAGAATGGGAATTTGGCAAAAGCGATTTCCGATGTTTCGTGGTCTGAGTTTAGGAGAATGGTAACCTATAAATGCAAATGGTATGGCAAAACACTTGTAGTTGTAGGTTCTAATTATGCTTCTTCTCAGCTATGCAATAAGTGTAAGTATAAAAACAAAGCAGTAAAAGATTTAGCTGTTCGTGAATGGGAATGTCCAAATTGCCGTACAACACACGACAGGGATCACAATGCTGCTAAAAATATTTTGGCCGAAGGGCTGAGAATCCTTTCAGAAATGGACGAAGCTGTTTGA
- a CDS encoding pirin family protein, with translation MLRKLDHNNMGKSNLGWLQSLFHFSFAEYYNPENIHFGALRVINDDLIAAQTGFNMHPHQDMEIISYVVDGGLTHQDSMGNKSTITRGQVQYMSAGTGVYHSEHNMGDNTLRMLQIWIIPDHSGHTPHYGDFRFDMEARHNKWLHMVSSKEGSAPIQINQDANLYALELDPGKEISFPVKEGRQAYLVQIEGSSTINELTLNARDALEIVEEDIHIKANDTSHVLVIEMVKL, from the coding sequence ATGCTAAGAAAACTAGACCACAACAATATGGGCAAAAGCAATCTCGGTTGGCTGCAAAGCTTATTCCACTTCTCTTTTGCCGAGTACTATAATCCAGAAAACATCCACTTCGGCGCTTTGCGAGTGATTAACGACGATTTAATCGCTGCTCAAACAGGATTCAACATGCATCCTCATCAAGATATGGAGATTATTTCTTATGTTGTAGATGGCGGGCTGACTCACCAAGACAGCATGGGCAATAAAAGTACGATTACTCGCGGACAAGTTCAATATATGAGTGCTGGAACAGGCGTGTATCATAGCGAGCATAATATGGGTGACAACACATTAAGAATGCTGCAAATTTGGATTATTCCCGATCACTCGGGCCATACTCCTCACTATGGCGATTTTCGTTTTGATATGGAAGCCCGACATAACAAGTGGCTTCATATGGTATCGAGTAAAGAAGGTTCTGCACCGATTCAAATTAATCAAGACGCTAACCTTTACGCTCTAGAACTCGATCCAGGTAAAGAAATCAGCTTCCCTGTCAAAGAAGGCAGACAAGCATATCTCGTTCAAATTGAAGGAAGTTCAACTATTAATGAGCTAACGTTAAATGCTAGAGATGCTTTAGAAATCGTTGAAGAAGATATTCACATTAAAGCAAATGACACTTCACATGTATTAGTTATTGAAATGGTAAAACTATAG